The sequence below is a genomic window from Ignavibacteriales bacterium.
TATGATCAGATAATTAACGGTGTTACTGTTCAAAATTTAACACCGACTATCCTGGATATCGAACTTGTTCCTACTTCAGTTGTTCCTGTTGAACTGAGTTCCTTTTCTGCTGAGATTGCTGATCATTCCGTAGTTCTTAAGTGGTCAACTAGTTCTGAACTAAACAATGCCGGATTTGAACTTCAGCGAAACAGTGATGATACTGAATGGGATGTGATTTCATTTATTAATGGTGCCGGCACAACAACTGAAATACAGAATTATACTTTTGCAGATGAAAATCTTTCTTCCGGAAAGTATCAATACAGGTTAAGGCAAATAGATTTTAGCGGCTCATATACCTTTTCAGAAGTTATTGAAATTGAAATTTTATCTCCTGATAAATTTTCTCTACATCAAAACTATCCTAATCCATTTAACCCTGCAACAAAGATCAAGTATAGTCTGGATGAGAATGACAATATGTCTTTATCAAATCAATGGGTAAGTCTGAAGGTATATGATATTTTAGGAAATGAAATTGCTACACTTGTAAACGAAGAAAAACCTGCTGGTGTTTATGAGGTTGAATTTAATTCCACAGCAAACATGGCGAGTGGTTTTTATATTTATCGTTTAGTTGTGAATGGAAATAGTTTTACCCGTAAAATGATGCTGCTGAAATAACCAAAAAAAAATCTTTTTATATCATAATATTTTTTTTAATTTGAGGTGTAGTGATGATTCACTCACCTCATTTTTTTACCATTACAGAATCTGAACATGAAAATAACTGCTACAATCATATGTGTTTTTGTTTCTTTTGTATTCTATGCGTTCTCAGGACTTTATGAAAACGCAAGAATCGGCGGTACCCAGTTAAACGGCAACGGCTGCGTGTGTCACAATCTGTATGAAAGCCCGCTTGTCCACGTGTGGATTGATGGTCCTGATACACTTGCTGCCGGTCAAACCGGGATTTATCGCATGTATATGTATGGCGGACCTGCAGAAGCCGGTGGTTATAATGTTGCAGGAAGATTTGGTGTGATGGGTCTTTTGGATACACTCTCTGTCTGGGATTACCGCGAGCCAGGCGAATTGACCCAGGCTTTTCCGCTTCCGTTTCCAACTACTCAGGATACAATCTTCTGGGAGTTTGCATATACTGCCTCTGATTCATCATCGACAGATACTTTATACTCCTGCGGCTTAAGTTTAGTATGGGATGCTGTTCCTGATTCAAATGATAAGTGGGCATTTGGTCCAAAGTTTCCTTTGACAATAACTGAAGGTAATACACCGGTTGAATTAGCATCATTCACATTAACACAAACAAAAAATGGAAATACACTTGAATGGTTGACTGCAAGCGAAATCAACAACAGCGGATTTGAAATTCAGCGGGCGACAAGTGAACAAAATTTTGAACTGAATAATTATTCCACTATCGGGTTCGTAAAGGGTAACGGGACAACAACAAATCCGAACTCGTATTCTTTCTTTGATGATGCACACGGTAATTTTTCTTACAGGTTAAAGCAAATCGATCTTGATGGTAAGTAT
It includes:
- a CDS encoding T9SS type A sorting domain-containing protein; the encoded protein is MKITATIICVFVSFVFYAFSGLYENARIGGTQLNGNGCVCHNLYESPLVHVWIDGPDTLAAGQTGIYRMYMYGGPAEAGGYNVAGRFGVMGLLDTLSVWDYREPGELTQAFPLPFPTTQDTIFWEFAYTASDSSSTDTLYSCGLSLVWDAVPDSNDKWAFGPKFPLTITEGNTPVELASFTLTQTKNGNTLEWLTASEINNSGFEIQRATSEQNFELNNYSTIGFVKGNGTTTNPNSYSFFDDAHGNFSYRLKQIDLDGKYTYSKVITVESASTVDAFELDQNFPNPFNPTTKILVNMSMKTQASLNIYNANGEFIKNLFDGILEEGRHEFVFNAENLASGIYYYSLESSGKRITKKMLLLK